From one Cloacibacillus sp. genomic stretch:
- a CDS encoding DUF554 domain-containing protein has product MELFSSIPLFGSIANALFIVCGALAGLLLRKKIPAKIMELPVQGMALFVVTLGVGMSIKTQQPLVVIASIALGSLIGELMNLEGALEAASLKLEKRIGDGAKGFSTGFITTSLIYCTGSMAVLGAFEEGLGDYPSLLLAKGLIDGLTSVAMAASLGFGVIFSAIPVFLYQGVLTLAAGWIQPFMSEAAVTEMSATGGLMLMGIGINLLGFMKIRVMNMLPGLVVAVILVRLFF; this is encoded by the coding sequence TTGGAATTATTCAGCTCTATACCACTCTTCGGAAGTATCGCCAACGCTCTTTTCATAGTATGCGGTGCACTCGCGGGGCTGCTGCTCCGCAAAAAGATCCCGGCAAAGATAATGGAGCTGCCCGTCCAGGGGATGGCACTCTTCGTGGTGACGCTCGGCGTCGGCATGTCGATAAAGACGCAGCAGCCGCTGGTGGTCATCGCAAGCATCGCCCTCGGCTCTCTCATCGGCGAGCTGATGAACCTTGAGGGCGCGCTTGAGGCGGCGAGCCTGAAGCTGGAGAAACGCATCGGCGACGGTGCGAAGGGCTTTTCCACCGGCTTTATAACGACAAGCCTCATCTACTGCACCGGCTCGATGGCGGTGCTGGGCGCCTTTGAGGAGGGGCTTGGCGACTATCCCTCGCTGCTTCTCGCGAAGGGGCTCATCGACGGCCTCACCTCCGTGGCGATGGCGGCTTCGCTCGGCTTCGGCGTGATCTTCTCCGCTATTCCCGTCTTTCTCTATCAGGGGGTGCTGACCCTTGCCGCCGGCTGGATACAGCCGTTCATGTCCGAGGCGGCCGTCACGGAGATGAGCGCGACCGGAGGGCTCATGCTTATGGGCATCGGCATCAACCTGCTGGGCTTTATGAAGATACGTGTGATGAATATGCTCCCCGGCCTCGTAGTCGCGGTCATACTTGTAAGGTTATTTTTTTAG
- a CDS encoding glycine/betaine/sarcosine/D-proline family reductase selenoprotein B produces MCGIQDIDYQTPAAVRGIDMLLAKFHGESYRSEVCISPSQVVPMPTLSKKLSEAKIAFVTDGGLVPRGNPDNMTPVGSDKFCIYSFLGKDTLMPEEYEVSHQGYDNRYVTEDPNRLVPLDAARKAEMSGRIRKVSDTFYSTAGVMVSVENSQEFGRKIAVSLRESETDGVILTSTCGTSSRCGAYIACEIERVGIPVVHVTNLTQISEWAGCSRILRGNNISHVFGKPELPPEQEYEWRERLFNKALELLASVPDDNSCLIMNMEQ; encoded by the coding sequence GTGTGCGGTATCCAGGATATTGACTACCAAACTCCTGCCGCTGTCAGGGGTATCGACATGTTGCTGGCTAAATTTCACGGAGAATCCTACCGCAGCGAAGTATGTATCTCCCCGTCACAGGTGGTGCCGATGCCGACGCTGTCAAAAAAATTATCAGAGGCAAAGATCGCCTTTGTGACGGACGGCGGGCTGGTTCCACGAGGAAATCCCGATAACATGACGCCTGTCGGTTCGGATAAATTCTGCATTTACTCCTTCTTGGGAAAAGATACTTTAATGCCCGAGGAATACGAGGTGAGCCACCAGGGCTACGACAATAGATACGTGACGGAGGACCCCAACCGCCTGGTACCGCTTGACGCGGCGCGCAAAGCGGAGATGTCGGGGCGCATCCGCAAAGTATCCGACACTTTCTACTCCACCGCCGGTGTGATGGTCTCCGTAGAAAACAGTCAGGAGTTCGGCCGCAAAATCGCCGTTTCCCTGCGTGAAAGCGAGACCGACGGCGTGATCCTCACCTCAACCTGCGGTACAAGCTCCAGATGCGGCGCCTACATCGCCTGCGAGATCGAACGCGTAGGCATCCCCGTCGTACACGTCACCAACCTCACTCAGATATCGGAATGGGCCGGCTGCAGCAGGATTCTTAGAGGAAATAACATCAGCCACGTATTCGGCAAGCCGGAATTGCCCCCTGAGCAGGAATATGAATGGAGAGAGCGGCTCTTTAACAAAGCATTGGAGCTGCTGGCGTCGGTACCAGACGACAACTCCTGCCTCATAATGAATATGGAGCAATAA